One part of the Bradyrhizobium sp. CB1650 genome encodes these proteins:
- a CDS encoding NAD-dependent epimerase/dehydratase family protein: protein MRSAVVTGGQGFIGRHLVGALRQRGVAVTTIGRRPAADVAHVVLDDASWDSPALDWALEDAEPDCIFHLAGQARGTPAELTHTNADLVRALFRALKRTGLRPRLILAGSAAEYGSAIRDGEPVPETATCAPLSPYGVSKQAQTRAALAYGDATGTPVLVARIFNALGPDMPTHLAIGDFANQIASMPGHCGTLHVGNIDVRRDMIDVEHIATLLCQLADKRDARGVVNICSGQAPLLRDLVEMLIDFSGRKVDIEVDWSRVRGNEPRTIIGSTDLLERLGCPPPPTNFQGVIARISRAMEQRAMRVS from the coding sequence ATGCGTAGCGCCGTCGTCACGGGCGGTCAGGGCTTCATCGGACGGCATCTTGTCGGCGCGCTTCGCCAGCGCGGCGTGGCCGTCACAACGATCGGTCGCCGGCCGGCGGCCGACGTGGCGCATGTTGTCCTCGACGATGCATCCTGGGATTCGCCAGCTCTCGACTGGGCTCTCGAGGATGCGGAGCCCGACTGCATCTTTCATCTCGCAGGGCAGGCGCGCGGAACGCCGGCCGAGCTCACGCACACCAATGCCGATCTGGTCCGGGCCCTGTTTCGAGCGCTCAAGCGGACCGGTCTGCGGCCGCGATTGATCCTGGCCGGCAGTGCCGCCGAGTACGGCAGCGCGATCCGAGACGGCGAACCCGTCCCGGAAACGGCGACTTGCGCGCCGCTTTCTCCCTATGGCGTCAGCAAGCAGGCTCAGACCCGCGCGGCGCTTGCCTACGGCGATGCGACCGGCACACCCGTGCTGGTGGCGCGCATCTTCAACGCGCTGGGGCCCGACATGCCGACGCACCTGGCGATCGGGGATTTTGCCAACCAGATTGCGTCCATGCCGGGCCATTGCGGCACGCTGCACGTCGGCAACATCGACGTGCGGCGCGACATGATCGACGTCGAGCACATTGCCACGCTGCTGTGCCAGCTCGCGGACAAGCGCGATGCTCGCGGCGTTGTGAACATCTGCAGCGGCCAGGCGCCGCTTCTGCGCGATCTGGTCGAAATGCTGATCGATTTCTCAGGGCGAAAGGTGGACATCGAGGTGGATTGGTCGCGGGTGCGAGGCAACGAGCCGCGCACCATCATCGGCAGTACCGATCTGCTTGAAAGGCTCGGCTGTCCGCCTCCGCCGACCAACTTCCAAGGCGTGATCGCGCGGATATCTCGCGCAATGGAACAACGCGCAATGCGGGTGTCATGA
- a CDS encoding sugar phosphate nucleotidyltransferase: protein MAGGKGTRLHPYSALFPKPLMPLGDMPILELLLRRMRAAGVREVIIAVNHLRHLIEVYFGDGSDLGLKLYYSDEEKPLGTAGALGNMLPHLDDTFFVTNGDLLTTMNLRNMALRHIAENADASVGVYERENKIDFGLIEFDARNRMCAYREKPTSKYHVSMGVYILQREAVRPHVSNVDYLDMPNLLLKINGNNGNVVCYQDNCVWLDIGRPDDFALAQKMFEEDREAFLGHA, encoded by the coding sequence ATGGCGGGAGGTAAGGGGACACGTCTCCATCCATATTCGGCCCTGTTTCCGAAGCCTCTGATGCCGCTTGGCGATATGCCGATCCTGGAGCTCCTTCTCAGGCGGATGAGAGCGGCCGGAGTGCGCGAGGTGATAATCGCCGTCAATCACCTTCGACATCTGATCGAAGTCTATTTCGGCGACGGGTCGGACCTCGGACTCAAGCTGTACTACAGCGATGAGGAGAAGCCGCTGGGTACCGCAGGCGCCCTCGGCAACATGCTGCCCCACCTGGACGACACGTTCTTCGTGACGAACGGAGATCTCCTGACCACGATGAACCTCAGGAATATGGCGCTGCGCCATATCGCCGAAAATGCAGATGCATCGGTCGGCGTCTACGAGCGCGAAAACAAGATCGACTTCGGCTTGATCGAATTTGACGCCAGGAATCGGATGTGCGCGTACCGCGAGAAGCCAACCAGCAAATATCACGTCAGCATGGGTGTCTACATTCTCCAGCGCGAGGCGGTGCGGCCTCACGTGTCCAATGTCGACTATCTCGACATGCCAAATCTGTTGCTGAAGATCAACGGAAACAATGGCAACGTCGTCTGCTATCAGGACAATTGCGTCTGGCTTGATATCGGGCGACCCGACGACTTTGCACTTGCGCAGAAGATGTTTGAGGAAGATCGCGAGGCGTTTTTGGGTCATGCGTAG
- a CDS encoding endo alpha-1,4 polygalactosaminidase: protein MIEARSLIDRLAAGLGRPTRRRFLAAGAAFLSAGTGAAGSVEVNTDARKTIHWLAFYGVTAEEAVLATYDIVVLDPDFQGSIGRVADGGGKVCGYLSLAEIRMSDPLVARLDPAALLPENPDWPGTHRVDIRHPTWRSLILDVRVPALAAQGFTGLMFDALDTPPYLEKLDQNRYSGMRAAAIELVVSIRARWPDMMLIMNRGYALLPDLVGQIDAVIAESLMTSPGPRGEGFAWIDRHQLDLQLELLQPATRRIPPLPILSLDYWNPDDASTIAEIYRRERELGHHPYVATRSLDLIVPESR from the coding sequence ATGATCGAGGCACGATCCTTGATCGACCGGCTCGCCGCCGGCTTGGGGCGGCCGACACGCCGACGATTTCTGGCCGCGGGTGCAGCCTTCCTGTCTGCGGGGACTGGAGCAGCCGGCTCGGTCGAGGTGAATACGGACGCGCGGAAGACCATCCATTGGCTGGCATTCTACGGAGTGACGGCCGAGGAGGCTGTCCTGGCAACCTACGACATTGTGGTGCTGGACCCTGATTTTCAGGGCTCGATCGGTCGGGTCGCCGACGGCGGCGGAAAGGTCTGCGGGTATCTCAGCCTCGCCGAAATCAGGATGTCGGACCCGCTCGTCGCACGGCTCGACCCCGCGGCATTGCTTCCGGAGAACCCGGACTGGCCCGGGACCCACCGGGTCGACATCAGGCATCCGACATGGCGGTCGCTCATCCTGGACGTCAGGGTCCCGGCGCTCGCGGCGCAAGGCTTCACCGGCCTCATGTTCGATGCTCTCGACACGCCGCCTTATCTCGAAAAGCTGGATCAGAACCGCTACAGCGGCATGCGTGCCGCCGCCATCGAGCTGGTGGTGTCGATCCGCGCCCGCTGGCCGGACATGATGCTGATCATGAACAGGGGCTATGCCTTGTTGCCGGATCTCGTTGGGCAGATCGACGCCGTGATTGCCGAGAGCCTGATGACTTCACCCGGGCCGCGCGGCGAAGGCTTTGCATGGATCGATCGTCATCAGCTCGACCTGCAACTGGAACTGCTCCAGCCCGCGACGCGCAGAATTCCGCCATTGCCGATTTTGAGCCTCGACTACTGGAATCCAGATGACGCCAGCACGATCGCGGAAATCTATCGTCGAGAACGCGAACTTGGTCATCATCCCTACGTCGCGACGCGATCGCTGGACCTGATCGTACCCGAGAGTCGCTGA
- the pelF gene encoding GT4 family glycosyltransferase PelF: MSSSPSEHRIVSKQSTATGTADVCLIVEGGYPYVLGGVASWSDALMRASPTLTFHVIAISISSQPRRRSFVLPDNVLGVTDILLDVCPRGRIPTSRDADSLKRIFKGLRSALTTGNGDEFAELIELVRSTGFGRAALLDSKEGWRAMEEAYEGLLPNGPLLDFFWSWRFLVCSVLAVITTPLPPARVFHAVATGFAGIVGSYARVAAKVPLLVTEHGIYTNERRIELAVSDWLFDSGAGGYVTAEPIELRSTWLEAFKSFSKISYDVADVITTQYRANQNFQRNDGAPDEKLRIVPNGIDVAKFAAVPKNTTPRPPTVLMIGRIVPIKDVRSFIMAVALLKELVPDVVAILIGPEDEDPEYAASCHRLVDQLGVGSSMQFPGRVPDVLAYLGAADVLALSSISEAQPIAVLEAAAIGIPIVSTDVGSCREILEGFEGDPVKGRGGFVVEPCNPKAMAEALATVLRDRDMRAEMADVMRRRVADYYHKDRVRALYEGLYADLAAQSVSDGQNDHDRHQHHH, encoded by the coding sequence ATGTCGTCGTCGCCATCCGAGCACCGGATTGTTTCGAAACAGTCTACAGCGACAGGTACGGCTGACGTTTGCCTGATCGTCGAGGGAGGTTACCCCTATGTGCTCGGCGGTGTGGCGTCATGGTCCGACGCGTTGATGCGGGCCTCGCCGACGCTGACGTTCCATGTCATTGCGATCAGCATTTCCAGCCAGCCGCGGCGTCGCAGTTTCGTGCTTCCCGACAACGTCCTCGGCGTCACCGACATCCTCCTGGACGTCTGTCCGCGCGGGCGCATTCCGACGTCTCGTGACGCGGACAGCCTGAAGCGAATTTTCAAGGGATTGCGGAGCGCGCTGACTACGGGAAACGGAGACGAGTTCGCGGAACTGATCGAGCTCGTGCGGAGCACAGGATTTGGGCGGGCAGCCTTGCTGGACTCCAAAGAAGGTTGGCGAGCCATGGAGGAGGCCTACGAAGGCCTTCTGCCTAACGGGCCGCTGCTCGATTTCTTTTGGTCATGGCGCTTCCTCGTGTGCAGCGTGCTCGCCGTGATCACCACCCCGTTGCCACCGGCTCGCGTATTTCATGCGGTGGCAACGGGGTTCGCCGGGATCGTGGGCAGCTATGCCCGGGTGGCCGCGAAAGTGCCGTTACTGGTCACCGAGCACGGAATCTATACGAACGAGCGCCGGATCGAGCTCGCGGTGTCCGACTGGCTATTCGACTCGGGCGCCGGAGGTTACGTGACCGCCGAGCCGATCGAGCTGCGATCGACCTGGCTGGAGGCGTTCAAATCCTTCTCGAAGATCAGCTACGATGTCGCCGACGTCATCACGACGCAGTACCGCGCTAACCAGAACTTCCAGCGCAATGACGGCGCACCCGACGAGAAGCTGCGGATCGTCCCCAATGGCATCGACGTCGCAAAGTTCGCGGCTGTCCCGAAAAACACGACGCCTCGGCCGCCGACGGTGCTGATGATCGGTCGCATCGTGCCAATCAAAGATGTCAGAAGCTTCATTATGGCCGTCGCGCTGCTGAAGGAACTGGTGCCTGACGTCGTGGCGATCCTGATCGGGCCGGAGGACGAAGATCCCGAATACGCGGCAAGCTGTCACCGGCTCGTCGATCAGCTCGGTGTCGGCTCGTCGATGCAGTTTCCCGGTCGGGTGCCGGATGTCCTGGCTTACCTCGGCGCGGCCGATGTACTGGCGCTATCGAGCATCAGTGAAGCCCAGCCCATCGCGGTGCTGGAGGCGGCAGCGATCGGGATTCCGATCGTGTCGACCGATGTGGGATCGTGTCGCGAGATCCTCGAGGGTTTCGAAGGGGATCCGGTCAAGGGACGTGGAGGGTTCGTCGTCGAGCCCTGCAATCCCAAGGCGATGGCCGAAGCGCTGGCCACAGTCCTGCGTGATCGCGACATGCGGGCAGAGATGGCGGACGTCATGCGCCGTCGCGTCGCCGACTATTACCACAAGGACCGCGTCCGGGCGCTGTACGAAGGCCTATACGCCGATCTCGCCGCGCAATCCGTCTCCGATGGCCAGAACGATCATGACCGGCATCAACATCACCATTGA
- the pelG gene encoding exopolysaccharide Pel transporter PelG: MTGINITIEAMTRRGTLAGVFGAYTYAALLVAGPWIFTVLGLFSLGTECSGNCIDLTIFRSVVIYNSMYALIVTSPLAFLCGRFVAQQVQGGCCDNVFFALVVSVGAFSLLTLVSVAPFYIFATTLDDTEKVAGIQNAIMIGCSWLLIPFLGGVRAYNAVLVAFGAGAISMLLCGNALHEPRAAALLLAFNGSFAIINLIMLGNVVYRFGSRIVVDGKLKASLIRHWELPVAGLTYALGLWIDKIIMWHAAPSGGLVVAGALQTMPSYDTAMFWAQLSSIPIIAVFFVHVETRFSVMTHNYHTRMQQRATLRELNEIVSNVGTYVLSSMFALFSALGIVAGMMIMFSLVFMPELGLRPAYMGTLRISLCSMAFYTSAMFCFTFLLHLDLRRPALLIVLTFLVLNAVLTLALLPLGPDFYGYGNMTAAAVSLLVGFSLVLKELSWLHFHAFVTNNPSL, translated from the coding sequence ATGACCGGCATCAACATCACCATTGAAGCGATGACGCGACGCGGGACGCTCGCTGGCGTGTTCGGCGCCTATACATATGCCGCGCTGCTCGTCGCCGGGCCCTGGATATTCACCGTCCTCGGCCTGTTCAGTCTGGGCACAGAATGCTCGGGAAACTGCATCGACCTGACGATCTTTCGCTCCGTCGTCATCTACAATTCGATGTATGCGCTGATCGTGACGAGCCCGCTCGCGTTCCTGTGCGGCCGGTTCGTCGCGCAGCAGGTACAGGGCGGATGCTGCGACAACGTATTTTTTGCCCTCGTCGTTTCGGTTGGGGCTTTCAGCCTGCTCACACTCGTGAGCGTTGCACCATTCTACATCTTTGCAACCACGCTGGACGACACCGAGAAGGTGGCAGGCATCCAGAACGCGATTATGATAGGCTGCTCGTGGTTGCTGATACCGTTCCTTGGCGGCGTGCGGGCCTACAACGCCGTTCTGGTGGCGTTTGGCGCAGGTGCAATCTCGATGCTGCTTTGTGGCAACGCGCTGCACGAGCCGCGGGCTGCAGCGCTTCTGCTGGCGTTCAACGGCAGCTTCGCGATCATCAACCTGATCATGCTTGGCAACGTGGTTTATCGCTTCGGCAGCCGGATCGTGGTCGACGGCAAGTTGAAGGCCAGCTTGATCAGGCACTGGGAGCTCCCGGTAGCGGGCCTTACATATGCGCTCGGCCTGTGGATCGACAAGATCATCATGTGGCATGCCGCGCCATCGGGCGGGCTGGTGGTGGCTGGCGCGCTGCAGACCATGCCGAGCTACGACACCGCGATGTTTTGGGCGCAGTTGTCCTCGATTCCGATCATTGCGGTGTTCTTCGTTCATGTGGAAACGCGGTTCTCCGTCATGACCCACAACTATCATACGCGAATGCAACAACGCGCGACGCTGCGTGAGCTGAATGAGATCGTCAGCAACGTCGGGACGTACGTGCTGTCGAGCATGTTCGCCCTGTTCTCGGCACTCGGCATCGTAGCCGGAATGATGATCATGTTCTCCCTGGTATTCATGCCTGAGCTCGGCCTGCGTCCGGCCTACATGGGCACGCTGCGAATTTCGCTGTGCTCGATGGCATTCTACACCAGCGCGATGTTCTGCTTCACGTTCTTGCTCCATCTCGATCTGCGCCGGCCGGCGCTGCTGATCGTGCTCACGTTCCTCGTACTCAACGCCGTTCTGACTCTGGCGCTTCTGCCTCTCGGTCCGGATTTCTACGGCTACGGAAACATGACGGCGGCTGCCGTCAGCCTTCTGGTGGGCTTCAGCCTCGTCCTCAAAGAACTGTCCTGGCTGCATTTCC